TTGTATCTGTATCCGATCAAGCCGAGGGAATGGACTTTGAAAGGCTTAAGTCCATACTGACCTACGGAGGCGCCTTTAGCTCGCTTTCAAAAGGAGAAACAGTGGGAAGAGGATACTTCGGGCGTGGACTTAAGCAGGCCATATACGGATTGGGACATGGATGGATTGAAAGCATAAAAGATGGTAAACTCAGCAGAGTGGACCTCTACAGAGCTGAAACAGGGGAATACCTATTTGACGATGGAGACGGAGATAGAGCTGCAACAGAGAAGGACTACAAAAGGCTTATGATACCGGAAGGTGGCTCGGGAACTAAAGTCGGGATAGTCGTGGAGAATAGAGAAGTGAGCGTATCTCAATTCCAATCGCTAAAGGAAAGTCTTGCAGAGAATATATACTTGAGGGACATAATCTTCAGAAGAGATATAGGCATAGTGAACTTGAACCTTCCAAAAAATTTGAGAGAGTTTGAGAAGCTGGAGTATATAGAGCCTAAATCGGAAATACTCTTGGGGCCAAACGAGATAGGGGATTTTAAATACAATGAAAGACCGTATACCTTTACGCTTACCCTAAAGAGGGCACTAGACGAAGAGCTTGAAACCAAGGGGGACAGGCGCACAAACGGACTGCTGGTGCTGTCGGGAGCCGCAGTGCTTGACTGCCAGTTTTTTAAGTATGAAAACCAGCTTGGAACAGAATACCTTTTTGGAACAGTGGAGTGCGATGGGCTGTCCCAGATGCTCGCAGATGGCATGGCGGTCATAAGCGACGAGCGTGACGGGCTCAATATGAAAGATTTGTTTGTGCAGGCTTTTTCTGATTCAGTAAGCGAAATGGTCAGCAATGCAGTTAAGAGCGAACAGCTCAGGCTGAGCCATGTGGACAGGGCAAAGACTTCGCAGAAGACGGACAGCCTTATAGAATCAGTGCTCCAGAAGATGAACAGGATAGCTTTTGAGGAGCTTGGAATAAGGGTCTCAAACGGTGAAGATGAAGGCAGCAGAAGCCCCATAGAATTCACGGACTCGTTTTACTACAGAAAAGTGGGCAGGAAGTTCCATATATCTCTCTATGTAGACAGCTCTAAGCTGAGAAGAGGAGATGTGATTTCGTTTAAAACGGATATCCCGAAGACACTTGGAATAGTGCCAGCACTTGCCGAAATCAAAGTATCAGAACTGACTGAGGACGGAACGCTCGTATTCGAAGGGAGAGCGGAAGAGCCAGTCAGGGGGAGCATTGAGGCTACGGTGGGAAGCTACAGTGCAAATTGTGAAATAGTAGTTAGAGAAGAAGCTCCTCATAGGCTGGAGTCCGCTATAAAAAGAAAGCCAAGGCCCAAGTGGGATATGGAAGAATCCACGGCTGTTTTCAGGGGATACGAGCTTAGAAACCTCGGAAACGATATGGATAGGGCTGTCTACAGCAGAGAAGAGAGGACAATACTTATAAATACGGAAGCACCAACTGTAAGGCTTTACGTGGACGGCCAGGGCAAGTTTACAGACGGAGCGAGGCTGCTTCTAGCGGAGCTTCTGCTGGATGTAATTACAGACGAAATGGCCCATAGGTATATAGACAGAAGGGGACATAGCGGAAGAGAAGACTCCTACAGAAAGGCCAAGGCGGAGATGGTGCGAAAGTACGGAGTGGAGATACACTCGACACTGCTTGGGAAATAGCGTTCAAAACATAATACATTTAGATATATGAAGGAGATGAGACGATATGAGATATAGAATACTGCTGAAGGACAAAGTAGACGAAAAGCTGCTAAGGGAGATACAGCTTAAGCATAGCGAGGATGTAGAGGGGATAAGCGAACTGTACGACCGTCTGATTGAAGATGGAGGCTGTGACAGCGATACAGTCTCGAGGATATACTATGTGGCATACACATTGGCGCTAAGTAAGATAGAGATAATAATAGTAAAGCTGAATTAGTTTCAATATTTGGAGCTTTTTCATAAGCAAAATCAAGATAAAGTGTGAGTCACCTGAAACTTTTAGGTTAGAGGTGACTCACACTTTATTTTTCGAATGAAGCTATGTTAACTAATTTCATTAGTCGAAGTATATCTTCTGGTTCTATTTCCCTGTACTCATCATCAAAAAATATACCACATTCCATTTCTTTTAAGTCAGCATTTATAACCATAGGCATATCTTCTATTTCTTCTTCAGTCCAACCTTCTCCAAACTGACTATTAGCTATTTGTGCTTTTTGCCTTGGAGTGAAATCCACTCTCTCCCAATATGCGTCATTATCTTCCGCGTTTTGCTTGAATTCATATTCCTTTAGAAATTCTACTTTTAACATTTTATCAGCCCTTTCTTTTAAGTATTTTAATTATACACTATTATAGGAGTACACTACGCAAAGTCGAAAAATTATAATGTGAACTATATTTAGATAGAATGTTTTTAGTATGTATAATCTAAGAATTCTTCTTTACATAGGCTCTCAAAGCTTTTATTCCTAGAATAGATACATATACTCCGACTCCCAACAATGCAATATATATACCTCTCATTAACACTTGAGTTGTTGATGGCATGATACTTACTTCCATTAACTTTTCCTCCCTCTTTACTAAGACAATTTTTTATCTTTTTAGGCGTAGTACCCCTAGCTTCCACTATGGGGAGTATCAACTAGCGAGTGTTACCTTCTAAATCAATTACAATTTTTTCGCAATCTTTACAGTAGAAAGCCTCTACACTACTTGTTGTGAGTGAGTCTGTAAGTTTAATACCCTTTGAAAACATTTGTAGAAAGGGACCTTTGTCTTTTTCCTCGGGAATCCACTTTAAGGCACGTCTATCTTGGTGAATAAAGCCTAAATGCATTTCTTTACCACAATACGGACACCTTGATATGCTCTTCACTTAAAACAGCTCCTTCTTAATTAAAACAATATATATGATACTAAGAAAATAATAATAATTACTAAAAAAGTTATTGGAATTAATAAATGTATTTTCTTTGCTGTCTCTTTATAAACGTTCCACTCATCTATAACCTGATTTAAAAGTATTATGCTAAGTAAAACAGTGAAAATACCATGCGATATCTCAACTTTACTAAGAAAAAGCATTAAATATATGAGTGTAATTATACCTACTATTATGTGTCTTAACTTCGTCATGTGATTGTCTCCTATAACAACTAAGAATTATTTTTAATATAAAGCTTTTCATAAAAATGTAGATTAGTGCAGGCATTATAGCGATCCATCCAAACGAATCCCCAATATTTACTTCAAACATCAATAACCCTCCCCTCGTAATATAGTAAGATTATTTTTTTGAATCAGACTTGCTTCTAGACAAACTTATTCCGTAAATAATTATTGAGATGCTTATTATCAAAGCTATAGACATAGGTGCTTCAGTGGCATAGTCAAGTGGATAAAGATTAGCCGATCCAGTATTGAATTCTAAACTTTGTATGAATTTTAAAGCATATAGCTCTAGTGATAGACAGATACCTCCAAAGATAATAGCGAAACTTCCAATTGCTGATTTTGTCATAAGATTTCCTCCCTTGTGATGTAATATAGTTAGGAGAAAACCGTTGCGTGGCCCGATATGTTTTGGAGGGGACTTATCGGCAAAGGCACTCCTGAGAAGCTGTAGAGTAAACTATATAGCTTGTGGTGCTGTCAACCACCGCTATGTAGCCACCGTTTGAGGTAGGAGGCAACCTTCAGGTTGCCGTTCTGACTACGTGTAGGTGAGTTGCAAGCCCTGTTGCTTGTCTCGGGGGTAGTTGACCAGTCATAAATACTCCTCCTTTTAGTCCGAGAAATCTTTAAAAAGCGCTTTCAGCTCGGTCACGTCATAGTAAGAGCCGTCGCAGATAAACTTTTCTATCTCGATTTCTCCATTTTCCATAAACTCTATCTCCCAGCGCTGCCCTGGAACTGCCACCTCGACCATGATACTTTCAGGTCTTGTTTTGCTTAGCCGGTAGAATATCTTTCTTTCTTCCAATTCGTTCAAAAAGCTATTTATGTCTTTAAATCTATCTATATTCAAAAGCATATCCCCCTATGAAAGCAAAATGACTGCTATCCCAAATATGGCAGTAGGTATGCTTCCTAATTTGATTAATCGGTATCCTTTTTGAAATTTCGCTTCGGTTTCTTTCTGTACTGCTTTTCCTACCCTAAGTTCACTGGCTGCTTTTTTCATTGTAATAGCTCCTGAGAGCATGATTCCGAAAGAACAGAATGACGCTACCGCAGAACATATTCTTATAAGCTCTTTTAAGTCCATAGACACCTCTCTTTTAAGTACATATGTATTAGCTACCTATACTATAACTGATTTTCCATACAAAACCAATAACTTGGGGAGAAATGTGAGAGTGTCTCTGAATGTATATGAAAAGTTAGTCGGAAGCTTAAAAGGAGCACACTCTATAAGAGTCAATATTCAGCATAGACTAGTATAAGAGGTGATAACACAGTAAAAATATTGAGTATATGGATACATTATGAGTAGACTGTAAGGAGGAGTCTGTCCGCAAAACCGACAAATTATATGCTAAGATATATTTTGACAATAAGTGAGAAAAACTAAGCCCAAGAAACGTTCCATCTATTGGGAGGTGTCAAGCTTCTCGGGCTTAGCTCGCAATATATTAAATCACCGAGCTAAAATACTAACTGTTTTATTATCGAAGCAATTAGTGTGGTAAAGAATATAGTTATAAATATTGTACGAGTATCTTTTAGCTTTTCTAATTCAGCTTTTTTAAAAATATTTGTTTTTGAGAAAATCATTGATACCACTATGCTTGTACAATAAGCCCAGCCTAAATTTATTAGTATATTTGTACTATTCATAAATTAATCTCCTTTTGTAATTTCTAGTAAGTCTATATAGGGAATATAATACGACTAATTTCTTAATAAGCCTTTCTTTTCGAGAAACTTTCTTATAATTATAGACAGGAGTACTACACCTGCTGAAAAAAACATAATTTTCACACTATTACTTTCGATGGAAGAAGAGTTTCTAATGGAAATATGACTGCTAACTAGCGAAACAATAAATCCTATCCATTCGATTACATTAAAAAACTTTTTACTTAAAAAAGATGGCAACTTAGGCATATAGTTTCCTCTCCTCGCTTTTTCAACGAATTACATAATATAGTAAATGTACATATCTAATTTAGTCAAATGGGCATAAAAAATATACTTACTAAGATTATAAGAATAGATATAACTAGAGATATTGTCTTTCCTAGGGTTGCCCCTAAATTGTTTTTATATTTATAGCCTAGGGAAATAGACGTTATAAAAAATATTAAAGAATAAAAAACAGTATAGTGTATTCCTGTATCGCCATTTGACCAAGACTGTAAACCTATGAAATTTAATATATCGTCCCCATAAGCACCCTTATTTTTGAAAGAAAAAGAAAATAATATTCCAATAATACATAGCAACAAAGAAAGTGAGCCTGGTCCTACCTTTTTATTTGTGTAGCTCAAAATAACACCCCTTATAAGATAAATATATAGATCAGCATATAGACAATCCAAGCAATTAAACTTAATGTTAAAGCGACACTCCAAAGTAAATAGACAATTGATGAATCTTCGTTATCGATAGTCTTGTCTAAGTATTCTCTCGTTCTCCGTAAAG
This DNA window, taken from Andreesenia angusta, encodes the following:
- a CDS encoding ATP-binding protein, which encodes MAVSILPVDQRVIDIDSRRFASVDKALIELITNCDDSYTRQEGRGRSVSGVINIGYERHRNGAFVSVSDQAEGMDFERLKSILTYGGAFSSLSKGETVGRGYFGRGLKQAIYGLGHGWIESIKDGKLSRVDLYRAETGEYLFDDGDGDRAATEKDYKRLMIPEGGSGTKVGIVVENREVSVSQFQSLKESLAENIYLRDIIFRRDIGIVNLNLPKNLREFEKLEYIEPKSEILLGPNEIGDFKYNERPYTFTLTLKRALDEELETKGDRRTNGLLVLSGAAVLDCQFFKYENQLGTEYLFGTVECDGLSQMLADGMAVISDERDGLNMKDLFVQAFSDSVSEMVSNAVKSEQLRLSHVDRAKTSQKTDSLIESVLQKMNRIAFEELGIRVSNGEDEGSRSPIEFTDSFYYRKVGRKFHISLYVDSSKLRRGDVISFKTDIPKTLGIVPALAEIKVSELTEDGTLVFEGRAEEPVRGSIEATVGSYSANCEIVVREEAPHRLESAIKRKPRPKWDMEESTAVFRGYELRNLGNDMDRAVYSREERTILINTEAPTVRLYVDGQGKFTDGARLLLAELLLDVITDEMAHRYIDRRGHSGREDSYRKAKAEMVRKYGVEIHSTLLGK
- a CDS encoding PF20097 family protein — encoded protein: MKSISRCPYCGKEMHLGFIHQDRRALKWIPEEKDKGPFLQMFSKGIKLTDSLTTSSVEAFYCKDCEKIVIDLEGNTR